ATTTGCTGTTTTTTGCGGCATAATAGGAAAAATTTACATGGAAGTTTTAGAAAAATGATTTTATTTCAAAATAACGATGGTAAGTTTGCCTTGCCTAGTTCTCTATTAAAATCCCTTCAAGGGTTTTTATCAAATGTATACATAGGAGTGAAATCCTATGTCATCTAAAAAAATCTCAAAGTTTAATTCATCTGACAAGAAACCCAGAATTCTATCTCTATTTTCAGGATGTGGAGGTTTAGATTTGGGTTTTCACCAAGCTGGTTATGAAACTGTTTGGGCGAACGATTTTTCCCATTGGGCTTGCGAAAGTTTCCGTAAAAATATTGGCGATGTCATTGTAGAAGGCGATATTGAACAAATAGATCCTAACGATCCAACTATTCCCGATTGCGACATCATTTTAGGCGGATTCCCTTGCCAAGATTTTTCCATGATTTGGAAACAGCCGGGCCTAGAGGGTGAGCGTGGCAATCTTTATAAAAGCTTTTTACGTTTTGTAAATGCAAAAAAACCAAAAGTCTTTGTTGCTGAGAACGTAAAAGGTTTGTTGACTGCCAACAAGAAAAAAGCCATCCAGCAAATTATTACCGATTTTGAAAATTGCGGTTATTACGTTCAGGCGAAGCTATATAACTTTGCAGAATTTGGCGTACCTCAATTTCGTGAACGTGTGCTGATTGTAGGAGTACGTTTAGATACAGGATTTGATTTTCGCCATCCAGAACCAACGCATAATGAAACTGGCGAAAATGGTTTAAAACCATATGTAACTGCTGGTCAAGCGATATCTAATATTCCACAGAATGCCAGTAATAATGAATTGCTGAAAATCAGCGATAAAACACGCCGTATGTTGGACTTAATTCCTGAAGGTGGCAATTTTACCGATATTCCCAAAGATCATCCTTTATATGTAAAAGGTATGATTAGCCACGTTTATCGTCGTATGCATCGAGACGAGCCGTCAAAAACAATTATTGCAGCAGGTGGTGGTGGCACTTGGGGCTACCATTTTCCTGAACCGCGTGCCTTTACTAACCGTGAACGCGCAAGGTTGCAAAGCTTTCCTGATGATTTTGAATTTGTCGGCTCAACAACCGAAGTACGCCGTCAGATTGGTAATGCTGTCCCGCCTCAAGGAGTGGTTGAACTGGCAAAAAGCATTTTACCGATTTTTTCAGGCAACTATGAGAAAGTAGATTTGCATGAGAAATTGGTCGCAGAAAAAGAAATTTTGTTTCATGACCGATTAAGCAAAATTCGAGGGGGAAAACAATGAATACAGTTTTTTCCAATATCGCCAATGCCAAAATCACTGAAAAATCACTTAATGCGGTTTGGATGGATTTATTTAAATCAGCGGATGAAGTGTTGATGGCGACTGGTTATGTATCTAATGACGCAGTGGTTGAGTTACATAAAATCTTGGAGCTAAATGATCATATTCAAAAAATAGATTTATTGGTCGGAATGCATTATTTGGAAGGTTTTAGCCGTTTGCAATACGACAGCTTGTGTAGACTGAACCAATTTTTGCTGCATGAAAACAGAGGAGCGGTCTATATTTCTCCCTTTGTAAAATTTCACGGCAAAATGTATGCCTTCAAAAATCAACAACAAATTAATGGATTAATTGGCTCTGCGAACTTAACGTGTTTTTGGGATAGCACGGAACGTACTTATGAAACTATGTTACATTTGAACGGTGAGCCTGCACAGATTTTGCAGGCAAATATTCAAAGCACCATTCATAAGCTAGGCAAAAATATCCAAGAAGTTGAGAGACCGAGTAAATTTATTGAACATAACAGCCATTTAGAAAATTGTTTGGGTGTGCAAAAAATTGCACCAGAAAAGATTCGGCAATTATTTGCCCAAACGTCAAAATATAATTTCTCTATTCCAGCTAAAACCGAAGAAAAAAGTAATTTGAATGTATTTTTTGGAGAGGGGAGGCGAGATAAACGGGGTTTTATTAAACCAAGACCTTGGTATGAAGTAGAGTTGATTGTATCCAAAAACATCACTTCAAAAGAAGGTTATCCGATTCTGAAGTCTTTTACAGTTATTACCGATGATGGTTGGCAATTTCAATGTAGGACATCGGGTGACTATTCTAAAAATTTTCGCTCAGAAAATGATTTGAAGACACTTGGCAAATGGATTAAAGGTCGCTTGGAAAGTCGTGGCTGCCTGCAAAATAACGAGAAAATTACGCATGAAACCTTACACCAATACGGCAACGATCATTTTGAATTTCGTTCAACTGACAACCCTAATGTCTGGCTACTCTCATTTAAGGGAAAATACTAAATGCTAAAAACCTACTTGAATCAATTAACCCCGCCTGAATTGGCTGATTCCGTAAGAAAAACCGTTGATGGTTTTATGGAAAAATTTAAACAAACTGAGCGGAAAATCGCCCAAAATGTTTTATTGTTAGGCAATGTTCAAAGTGGCAAAACGGCGCAGGTTTTGGGCGTATTAAGCGCGTTGGCTGACGATGGCGATCATAAAGTTTTTCTGTACCTCACCACCGATAGCGTAGATTTACAGGATCAAACAGTCAAACGAGCCAAAGCCAATCTGAAAAACTTTATCGTATTGTCTGAAGTTGACGACCGAAGTTTTATGGAAGTAATGAAAGCAAAAAATCCCATCTTGGTCGTTATTAAAAAGAATGCCCGTGTATTGAGACGTTGGCGCAATCTGTTTGCCAGTCAAAGTAGCCTGAAAGGCTATCCTTTGGTCATTGTGGATGATGAAGCAGACGCAGCTAGTTTAAATACCAATGCAGATAAGCCCGATAAAGATGCTAGCACCATCAATAAACTATTAAATGACATCAAAAATTCCTGCTGTCAAAGCCTGTTTATCCAGTTGACTGCCACACCTCAATCGCTTTTGTTGCAACACGAAGCATCCGATTGGCAACCTGAATTTATCCACTTCTTTGAAGCAGGCGAAAAATACATCGGTGGCAACTTTGTCTTTTCTGACCCACCTAGCTATATCGTTCGTTTTATTGATAGTGAATTGGATGATATGAAAGACAAGAGTGGTGAAATTGCTGAAGGGGTAAAACAGGCATTGCTTAGTTTTCTAATAACCTGTGCAGAATTCGCGCTATGTGATAAAACTAACTGCAATTTTGCACTACATCCAAGCTATAAAATTCAAGACCATCAAGCTTTTTCACAGAAAATCAGAGCCTTTTTGAATGATTTGGTGCAAGCAATTAATAACGGGGAAGATCTTTCAGGCAGCTTTAAAGAAAGTTATTTGGATTTGCAAAAGACCAAGCCCGATATTCATCACTTTGATGAAATATACGAAAAATTGACTACACTTTTGGAGAAAAGGCAAATCTGTACCCTTGTCGTTAATTCGCAGACAGAAGCAGATTTTGACTTGGAAAAAGGTTTCAACATCATTATTGGTGGTAATGTGATTGGTCGTGGCTTGACTATTCCAAAACTGCAAACAGTTTATTACAGTCGTACAGCTAAAAAACCTAATGCAGATACTTTTTGGCAGCATTCGCGCATTTTTGGATATGACCGAGATAAATCATTGTTACGGCTTTATATTCCGTCTGATGTCTATCATTTCTTTGTTCAACTCAATCAGGCCAACAATCTGATTATTGAGCAGGCAAAAAAATCAGATGGCAATATTCAGGTTATTTACCCGAAAAACATCAATCCGACCAGAAAGAATGTATTAAAAGCTGATAGTATCAATCAAATGGTTGGTGGTGTAAATTACTTTCCACTTCGTCCGAATGAGAATAACTTGTTGGCTATAAACGGTATTCTTCCATCTGTTTTGATAGATAAGGTGCAATCTGATTTGTATCAAATAGACATAGAAGATCTATTCTTGATTTTAGATAAGCTTGGTAATTATGTACCTGATGACTGGGATAAGGAAAAATTTATTGCCGGCATAGAAGCATTAAAAACGCAACGTCCAACTTTTAAAATCTATGTTTTGGTTAAAACAGGACGTAATCTTTCTCGATCAACAGGCACAATGCTCTCGGAAGAAGACCGCAAATTAGGAGAAAGATATCCCAATGATTTATTCCTTACACTTTATCAAGTAGTAGGA
The sequence above is a segment of the Neisseria perflava genome. Coding sequences within it:
- a CDS encoding DNA cytosine methyltransferase is translated as MSSKKISKFNSSDKKPRILSLFSGCGGLDLGFHQAGYETVWANDFSHWACESFRKNIGDVIVEGDIEQIDPNDPTIPDCDIILGGFPCQDFSMIWKQPGLEGERGNLYKSFLRFVNAKKPKVFVAENVKGLLTANKKKAIQQIITDFENCGYYVQAKLYNFAEFGVPQFRERVLIVGVRLDTGFDFRHPEPTHNETGENGLKPYVTAGQAISNIPQNASNNELLKISDKTRRMLDLIPEGGNFTDIPKDHPLYVKGMISHVYRRMHRDEPSKTIIAAGGGGTWGYHFPEPRAFTNRERARLQSFPDDFEFVGSTTEVRRQIGNAVPPQGVVELAKSILPIFSGNYEKVDLHEKLVAEKEILFHDRLSKIRGGKQ
- a CDS encoding restriction endonuclease PLD domain-containing protein, which translates into the protein MNTVFSNIANAKITEKSLNAVWMDLFKSADEVLMATGYVSNDAVVELHKILELNDHIQKIDLLVGMHYLEGFSRLQYDSLCRLNQFLLHENRGAVYISPFVKFHGKMYAFKNQQQINGLIGSANLTCFWDSTERTYETMLHLNGEPAQILQANIQSTIHKLGKNIQEVERPSKFIEHNSHLENCLGVQKIAPEKIRQLFAQTSKYNFSIPAKTEEKSNLNVFFGEGRRDKRGFIKPRPWYEVELIVSKNITSKEGYPILKSFTVITDDGWQFQCRTSGDYSKNFRSENDLKTLGKWIKGRLESRGCLQNNEKITHETLHQYGNDHFEFRSTDNPNVWLLSFKGKY
- a CDS encoding Z1 domain-containing protein — translated: MLKTYLNQLTPPELADSVRKTVDGFMEKFKQTERKIAQNVLLLGNVQSGKTAQVLGVLSALADDGDHKVFLYLTTDSVDLQDQTVKRAKANLKNFIVLSEVDDRSFMEVMKAKNPILVVIKKNARVLRRWRNLFASQSSLKGYPLVIVDDEADAASLNTNADKPDKDASTINKLLNDIKNSCCQSLFIQLTATPQSLLLQHEASDWQPEFIHFFEAGEKYIGGNFVFSDPPSYIVRFIDSELDDMKDKSGEIAEGVKQALLSFLITCAEFALCDKTNCNFALHPSYKIQDHQAFSQKIRAFLNDLVQAINNGEDLSGSFKESYLDLQKTKPDIHHFDEIYEKLTTLLEKRQICTLVVNSQTEADFDLEKGFNIIIGGNVIGRGLTIPKLQTVYYSRTAKKPNADTFWQHSRIFGYDRDKSLLRLYIPSDVYHFFVQLNQANNLIIEQAKKSDGNIQVIYPKNINPTRKNVLKADSINQMVGGVNYFPLRPNENNLLAINGILPSVLIDKVQSDLYQIDIEDLFLILDKLGNYVPDDWDKEKFIAGIEALKTQRPTFKIYVLVKTGRNLSRSTGTMLSEEDRKLGERYPNDLFLTLYQVVGNKDKGWQGENFWLPNIKLPYKGLVYWGVK